A DNA window from Guyparkeria halophila contains the following coding sequences:
- a CDS encoding 3-phosphoglycerate dehydrogenase family protein: MYKIHTLNAISNKGLERLPTDQYDIGAELNEADGILVRSAKMHDMDLPESLLAIGRAGAGVNNVPVDRMTDQGVVVFNAPGANANAVKELVIAGMLMSIRNIGPAWDFSRKLEGSDEEINKATEAGKKNFKGFELPGRTLGIIGLGAIGVRVANSAKALGMRVIGFDPGISVERAWELSPDVHQAGSVDEVLAKADFVSLHVPLIDATRDLINAERLAFMKDNVVVLNFARAGIVNEQAMVDALDNGKALSYVCDFPTNLTKNHPKCLALPHLGASTDEAEDNCAIMVADQVRDYIENGNIKNAVNMPHVQMARSGAQRIAIANLNRPDMVGQISHILGKAGVNIEHLVNESRDKVAYTLLDVDREVPAETRDELAAIDGVLRLRLL, encoded by the coding sequence ATGTACAAGATTCACACCCTCAACGCCATCTCCAACAAGGGCCTCGAGCGCCTGCCGACCGACCAGTACGACATCGGTGCCGAACTGAACGAGGCGGACGGCATCCTGGTTCGCTCGGCCAAGATGCACGACATGGACCTGCCGGAGTCGCTGCTGGCGATCGGCCGTGCCGGTGCCGGCGTCAACAACGTCCCGGTCGACCGCATGACCGACCAGGGCGTGGTGGTCTTCAACGCCCCGGGCGCCAACGCCAACGCTGTCAAGGAGCTGGTCATCGCCGGCATGCTGATGTCGATCCGCAACATCGGGCCGGCCTGGGACTTCTCGCGCAAGCTCGAGGGTTCCGATGAGGAGATCAACAAGGCGACCGAGGCTGGCAAGAAGAACTTCAAGGGCTTCGAGCTGCCGGGTCGCACCCTGGGCATCATCGGCCTGGGCGCGATCGGCGTACGCGTGGCCAACTCGGCCAAGGCGCTGGGCATGCGCGTGATCGGCTTCGACCCGGGCATTAGCGTCGAGCGCGCCTGGGAGCTGTCGCCGGACGTCCACCAGGCGGGCAGCGTCGACGAAGTGCTGGCCAAGGCCGACTTCGTTTCCCTGCACGTGCCGCTGATCGACGCCACCCGTGACTTGATCAACGCCGAGCGCCTGGCGTTCATGAAGGACAACGTCGTGGTCCTGAACTTCGCCCGTGCCGGTATCGTCAACGAACAGGCCATGGTCGACGCGCTGGACAACGGCAAGGCCCTGTCCTACGTCTGCGACTTCCCGACCAACCTGACCAAGAACCACCCCAAGTGCCTGGCCCTGCCGCACCTGGGTGCGTCCACGGACGAGGCCGAGGACAACTGCGCGATCATGGTTGCCGACCAGGTGCGTGACTACATCGAGAACGGCAACATCAAGAACGCGGTCAACATGCCGCACGTGCAGATGGCCCGTTCCGGCGCCCAGCGCATCGCGATCGCCAACCTCAACCGTCCGGACATGGTCGGTCAGATCTCGCACATCCTCGGCAAGGCCGGCGTGAACATCGAGCACCTGGTCAACGAGTCGCGTGACAAGGTGGCCTACACCCTGCTGGACGTCGACCGCGAGGTGCCGGCCGAGACCCGCGACGAGCTGGCGGCGATCGACGGCGTTCTGCGCCTGCGCCTGCTCTAA
- the serC gene encoding 3-phosphoserine/phosphohydroxythreonine transaminase, whose product MARVYNFSAGPAMLPTEVLTRARDEMVDYQGTGMSVMEMSHRGKHFVGIAEQAEANLRKLMNIPDNYKVLFLQGGASTQFGAIPLNLGNGSGKADYLNTGHWSVKAIKEAKRFVDVNVVADTKPTNFTTLPAEGEIKFSPDADYVHYTPNETIAGVEFPYIPDTGDVPLVADMSSTILSRPIDVSKFGVIYAGAQKNIGPAGLTIVIVRDDLIGKSRENTPAMLDWATQAEADSMFNTPPTYAWYMAGLVFEHLLAKGGLEEMGKINQRKAEKLYAAIEGNDFYSNPVEPAYRSWMNVPFMLADDSLDKTFLEEAGRQGLVTLNGHRSVGGMRASIYNAMPEAGVDALIHFMNDFAKRHG is encoded by the coding sequence ATGGCTCGCGTTTACAACTTCAGCGCCGGTCCGGCGATGTTGCCCACCGAGGTCCTCACCCGCGCACGGGACGAGATGGTCGATTACCAGGGGACCGGCATGTCGGTCATGGAAATGAGCCATCGCGGCAAGCATTTCGTCGGCATCGCCGAGCAGGCCGAAGCGAACCTGCGCAAGCTGATGAACATCCCGGACAACTACAAGGTGCTGTTCCTGCAGGGCGGCGCCTCGACCCAGTTCGGCGCGATCCCGCTGAACCTGGGCAACGGCTCGGGCAAGGCCGACTACCTCAACACCGGTCACTGGTCGGTCAAGGCGATCAAGGAAGCCAAGCGCTTCGTCGACGTCAACGTGGTCGCCGACACCAAGCCGACGAACTTCACCACGCTGCCGGCCGAGGGCGAGATCAAGTTCTCCCCGGACGCCGACTACGTCCACTACACGCCGAACGAGACCATCGCCGGCGTCGAGTTTCCCTACATCCCGGACACCGGTGACGTACCGCTGGTTGCGGACATGTCCTCGACCATCCTGTCGCGTCCGATCGACGTCTCCAAGTTCGGCGTCATCTACGCTGGGGCGCAGAAGAACATCGGCCCGGCCGGCCTGACCATCGTCATCGTCCGCGATGACCTGATCGGCAAGTCGCGCGAGAACACCCCGGCGATGCTGGACTGGGCGACCCAGGCCGAGGCCGACTCCATGTTCAATACCCCGCCGACCTACGCCTGGTACATGGCCGGTCTGGTGTTCGAGCACCTGCTCGCCAAGGGCGGTCTCGAGGAGATGGGCAAGATCAACCAGCGCAAGGCCGAAAAGCTGTATGCCGCCATCGAAGGCAACGACTTCTATAGCAACCCGGTCGAGCCGGCCTACCGCTCCTGGATGAACGTGCCGTTCATGCTGGCCGACGATTCGCTCGACAAGACCTTCCTCGAAGAGGCCGGTCGTCAGGGCCTGGTCACGCTCAACGGTCACCGCTCGGTCGGCGGCATGCGCGCCAGCATCTACAACGCCATGCCCGAGGCCGGCGTCGATGCGCTGATCCACTTCATGAACGACTTCGCCAAGCGCCACGGCTGA
- the gyrA gene encoding DNA gyrase subunit A, which translates to MTQFAQEIFPVNLEDEMRQSYLDYAMSVIVGRALPDARDGLKPVHRRVLYAMRELGNEWNKPYKKSARVVGDVIGKYHPHGDSAVYDALVRMAQDFSMRNMLIDGQGNFGSVDGDAPAAMRYTEVRMAKIAHELLADIDKETVDFIDNYDGSESEPQVLPAQFPNLLVNGSSGIAVGMATNIPPHNLGEVLDATVALIDEPAINDDDLLAYVPAPDFPTAGIINGAAGLRDAYLTGRGRCVMRARAEFEDSEKTDRTSIVITELPYQVNKARLIERIAELVREKKIEGIAELRDESDKDGMRVVVECKRGEMPDVLLNNLYQQTQLQSVFGINMVALIDGQPRTVGLREILNVFLRHRREVVTRRTIFDLRKARDRAHILEGLAVALANIDPMIAVIKAAPTPAEAKAKLLEGTWESGVVRTMLEKADAAASRPEGLGDAFGLQEDGSYRLSTEQAQAILEMRLNRLTGLEQDKIVEEYANLLERIIDLLDILRSEDRLMQVIRDELMRIRDEYADPRRTEVIVDYEDLSMEDLIAEEDRVVTLSREGYIKTQSLADYRSQRRGGRGKASTRMKDEDVIEQLLVASTHAWVLMFTNYGRVYWRKVYQLPQGARGARGRPVVNVLPLQDGEHINTMLPIREFVDDHYIFFATRNGQVKKTPLVDFSRPRQAGIIAIDLREGDRLIGAALTDGSREIMLFSNAGKATRFAEEDVRSMGRTAAGVRGIRLQDKQCVVSLIVVDEGEVLTATENGYGKRTPTDEFPVYNRGGQGVIAINTSERNGELVGAVLVRESDEVILISNRGTLVRTEVSQISSLSRNTQGVTLIRLGKDERLVQIEPVAAMDDESDEGDEEIEAQDAEE; encoded by the coding sequence ATGACTCAGTTCGCTCAAGAAATCTTCCCGGTCAATCTCGAAGACGAGATGCGGCAGTCCTATCTCGATTACGCCATGAGCGTGATCGTGGGGCGCGCGCTGCCGGATGCCCGTGACGGCCTCAAGCCGGTACACCGTCGGGTCCTCTACGCCATGCGCGAGCTGGGCAACGAGTGGAACAAGCCCTACAAGAAATCCGCGCGTGTCGTGGGTGACGTGATCGGTAAATACCACCCGCACGGGGACTCGGCCGTCTACGACGCGCTGGTGCGCATGGCGCAGGATTTCTCCATGCGCAACATGCTGATCGACGGGCAGGGCAACTTCGGTTCGGTCGACGGCGACGCCCCGGCGGCCATGCGTTACACCGAAGTGCGCATGGCGAAGATCGCCCATGAGCTGCTTGCCGATATCGACAAGGAAACCGTCGACTTCATCGACAACTACGACGGTTCGGAATCCGAGCCGCAGGTGCTGCCCGCCCAGTTCCCGAATCTGCTGGTCAACGGCTCATCCGGTATTGCCGTGGGCATGGCCACCAACATCCCGCCGCACAACCTGGGCGAGGTGCTCGACGCCACGGTCGCGTTGATCGACGAGCCGGCCATCAACGACGACGACCTGCTCGCCTACGTGCCGGCGCCGGACTTCCCCACCGCCGGCATCATCAATGGTGCGGCCGGTCTGCGGGATGCCTACCTGACCGGTCGCGGTCGCTGTGTGATGCGCGCCCGGGCCGAGTTCGAGGACAGCGAGAAGACCGATCGCACGTCGATCGTGATTACCGAGCTGCCCTATCAGGTCAACAAGGCCCGCCTGATCGAGCGTATCGCCGAGCTGGTGCGCGAGAAGAAGATCGAGGGCATCGCCGAGCTGCGTGACGAATCCGACAAGGACGGCATGCGCGTCGTGGTCGAATGCAAGCGTGGCGAGATGCCCGACGTACTCCTGAACAACCTCTACCAGCAGACCCAGCTGCAGAGCGTGTTCGGCATCAATATGGTCGCGTTGATCGATGGCCAGCCGCGCACCGTCGGGCTGCGCGAGATCCTCAACGTCTTCCTGCGTCATCGCCGCGAAGTCGTCACCCGGCGGACCATCTTCGATCTCCGCAAGGCGCGCGACCGCGCGCACATCCTCGAGGGTCTGGCCGTGGCCCTGGCGAACATCGATCCGATGATCGCTGTGATCAAGGCCGCGCCCACCCCGGCCGAGGCCAAGGCCAAACTGCTCGAAGGCACCTGGGAGTCCGGCGTAGTCCGCACCATGCTCGAGAAGGCCGATGCGGCCGCCTCGCGTCCGGAGGGCCTGGGCGATGCGTTCGGTCTGCAGGAAGACGGCAGCTATCGGCTCTCGACCGAGCAGGCCCAGGCCATCCTCGAGATGCGCCTCAACCGCCTGACCGGCCTCGAGCAGGACAAGATCGTCGAGGAATACGCCAATCTGCTCGAGCGGATCATCGATCTGCTCGACATCCTGCGCTCGGAAGATCGCCTGATGCAGGTCATCCGCGACGAGCTGATGCGGATTCGCGACGAGTATGCCGATCCGCGTCGCACCGAGGTTATCGTCGATTACGAAGACCTCTCGATGGAGGACCTGATCGCCGAGGAAGACCGCGTGGTCACGCTCTCCCGCGAGGGCTACATCAAGACCCAGTCCCTGGCCGACTACCGCAGCCAGCGCCGAGGCGGTCGCGGCAAGGCCTCGACGCGGATGAAGGACGAAGACGTCATTGAGCAACTGCTGGTGGCCAGCACCCACGCCTGGGTGCTGATGTTCACCAACTACGGCCGGGTCTACTGGCGCAAGGTCTACCAGCTGCCGCAGGGTGCCCGTGGCGCGCGCGGCCGTCCGGTAGTCAACGTCCTGCCACTGCAGGATGGCGAGCACATCAACACCATGTTGCCGATCCGCGAGTTCGTCGACGATCACTACATCTTCTTCGCCACGCGCAATGGCCAGGTGAAGAAGACCCCGCTGGTCGACTTCTCCCGCCCGCGTCAGGCCGGCATCATCGCCATCGACCTGCGCGAGGGCGACCGCCTGATCGGCGCGGCGCTTACCGACGGCTCGCGCGAGATCATGCTGTTCTCCAACGCCGGCAAGGCGACCCGCTTCGCCGAGGAAGATGTGCGGTCGATGGGTCGCACCGCGGCGGGCGTACGCGGTATCCGCCTGCAGGACAAGCAGTGCGTCGTCTCGTTGATCGTGGTCGACGAAGGCGAGGTGCTTACCGCCACCGAGAACGGCTACGGCAAGCGCACTCCGACCGACGAGTTCCCGGTCTACAACCGGGGTGGGCAGGGCGTCATCGCGATCAACACCAGCGAGCGCAACGGCGAGCTGGTCGGCGCGGTCCTGGTGCGCGAGTCCGACGAGGTGATTCTGATCTCGAACCGCGGTACACTCGTGCGCACCGAGGTGTCTCAGATTTCCTCCCTGTCGCGCAATACCCAGGGCGTGACCCTCATTCGTCTGGGCAAGGACGAACGTCTGGTCCAGATCGAGCCGGTCGCCGCCATGGACGACGAGAGCGACGAGGGCGACGAGGAGATCGAGGCACAAGACGCGGAGGAGTGA
- the mtnA gene encoding S-methyl-5-thioribose-1-phosphate isomerase yields the protein MAWGLGLLKALKYKDKELFVLDQRLLPHRVEWLCCTDATCVAKVIREMAVRGAPAIGVAAAYGYLLAAHTAVVRGDDLTVATLGPAYRDLAEARPTAVNLVWALDRMVACLRSAEALEGGQRLRRLIGEAQSIEARDVEANLAMSQLGAGLLEPGSERNWVLTHCNTGALATAGQGTALGVVRDAWAAGRLEGVYVDETRPWLQGSRLTAWELQQEAIPYRLICDSAAASVLATGRVGWVIVGADRVAANGDVANKIGTYALAVLARHHGVKFMVVAPRSTIDRDCADGGAIEIEQRSAFEVSEIAGEPVAPEGADVYNPAFDVTPAGLIDALVTEAGVVRHPNRAGIARLFD from the coding sequence ATGGCTTGGGGGTTGGGTTTGCTTAAGGCGCTGAAATATAAGGATAAAGAGCTGTTCGTTCTCGATCAGCGGCTTTTGCCGCATCGGGTCGAATGGCTGTGTTGTACGGATGCAACGTGCGTGGCGAAAGTGATACGCGAGATGGCGGTGCGCGGGGCGCCTGCCATCGGGGTGGCGGCGGCTTACGGGTATCTGCTTGCCGCCCACACGGCAGTGGTTCGGGGTGATGACCTCACCGTGGCGACGCTTGGGCCGGCGTATCGCGACCTAGCTGAGGCACGCCCGACGGCCGTCAACCTGGTCTGGGCCTTGGATCGCATGGTCGCCTGTCTGCGGTCGGCCGAGGCGCTGGAGGGTGGTCAACGGCTGCGCCGCCTGATCGGCGAGGCGCAATCCATCGAGGCCCGCGACGTGGAGGCGAATCTTGCCATGAGCCAGCTGGGCGCGGGCCTGCTCGAGCCCGGTTCGGAACGCAACTGGGTGCTCACCCATTGCAATACCGGTGCGCTGGCCACCGCGGGGCAGGGCACGGCGCTGGGTGTGGTCCGTGATGCCTGGGCCGCCGGGCGGCTGGAAGGCGTGTATGTCGATGAAACCCGTCCCTGGCTGCAGGGCTCGCGGCTGACGGCGTGGGAGTTGCAGCAGGAAGCGATCCCCTATCGGCTTATCTGTGACAGCGCGGCGGCGAGCGTGCTGGCCACCGGTCGGGTGGGCTGGGTGATTGTGGGCGCGGATCGAGTCGCGGCGAATGGCGACGTGGCAAACAAGATCGGCACCTACGCGCTGGCGGTGTTGGCACGCCATCACGGCGTGAAATTCATGGTGGTCGCGCCGCGTTCGACGATCGATCGCGACTGCGCCGATGGCGGGGCAATCGAGATCGAGCAGCGCTCGGCCTTCGAGGTGAGTGAAATCGCCGGAGAGCCGGTGGCCCCCGAGGGCGCCGATGTCTATAACCCGGCCTTCGATGTCACGCCGGCCGGACTCATCGATGCCCTGGTTACCGAGGCCGGAGTGGTACGTCACCCGAATCGGGCCGGGATTGCGCGACTGTTCGATTGA
- a CDS encoding OmpA family protein has product MGDYYSGEIQPMPDLNRAIPSDSKVISDLIRNKEISQMKKMTVIAASVAATFAFSGQAFAGGQSPYVFTSNGEPVKTGHGPCLYNNHGTLNSETAIEACNPELITKAEPAPKPIVEPPPAPEAKTITLEADTYFDFDKSNLKPEGKDTLNALVRDMGDLNAVANIEAVGHTDSIGTDEYNQGLSERRAATVKDYLVDQGVPGDKIETQGMGESNPIATNQTREGRAQNRRVEITVQGTAQ; this is encoded by the coding sequence ATGGGCGACTACTATTCCGGTGAGATTCAACCAATGCCGGATCTGAATCGCGCTATTCCTAGCGACTCCAAAGTCATCTCTGACCTCATAAGAAACAAGGAGATTTCACAGATGAAGAAAATGACCGTGATCGCTGCCTCCGTTGCAGCCACGTTTGCCTTCTCTGGCCAAGCCTTCGCCGGGGGTCAGTCCCCGTACGTGTTCACCAGCAACGGTGAGCCGGTCAAGACTGGTCATGGCCCGTGCCTGTACAACAACCACGGGACGCTGAACAGCGAGACCGCGATCGAAGCGTGCAACCCGGAGCTGATCACCAAGGCCGAGCCGGCGCCGAAGCCGATCGTCGAGCCGCCCCCGGCACCGGAAGCCAAGACCATCACGCTCGAGGCTGACACCTATTTCGACTTCGACAAGTCGAACCTGAAGCCGGAAGGCAAGGACACCTTGAACGCGCTGGTTCGCGACATGGGTGACCTGAACGCCGTCGCGAACATCGAAGCCGTCGGCCACACCGACAGCATCGGCACCGACGAGTACAACCAAGGCCTGTCCGAGCGTCGCGCGGCGACCGTCAAGGACTACCTGGTCGACCAGGGCGTTCCGGGCGACAAGATCGAGACCCAGGGCATGGGCGAATCCAACCCGATCGCCACCAACCAGACCCGCGAAGGTCGTGCCCAGAACCGTCGCGTTGAGATCACCGTACAGGGCACTGCCCAGTAA
- a CDS encoding mechanosensitive ion channel family protein produces MEEAGFFSLYVFPWIIKILIAAAIAVGGYFIAKVGSPWLTKLLGRTGLDRMLVGFTVALARTAFLLFVAIAALSQLGLDTTSLVALVAGAGIAVGLALKDSLGNFAAGVMVLIFRPFKAGDFIIAQGVMGTVNEIGIFHTRMNTPDNVELIVPNGQLYASAITNYSVRDTRRLDLAIGIDYADDIAKAKELVMQVFEKEERVLKDPAPAVLVDQFGASSVDLLVRPWIRAADMPTIKSDLQQQIKEAFDANGITIPFPQMVISSSNNADEKATTVGS; encoded by the coding sequence ATGGAAGAAGCAGGCTTTTTCTCCCTGTATGTATTTCCCTGGATTATCAAGATCCTGATCGCCGCCGCGATCGCCGTCGGCGGCTACTTCATCGCCAAGGTCGGCAGCCCCTGGCTCACCAAGCTGCTGGGACGCACGGGCCTGGACCGGATGCTGGTGGGCTTTACCGTCGCCCTGGCGCGCACCGCATTCCTGCTGTTCGTGGCAATCGCGGCCCTGTCACAGCTGGGCCTGGATACGACCTCGCTGGTCGCCCTGGTCGCCGGCGCCGGCATTGCCGTGGGCCTGGCACTAAAGGACTCGCTGGGCAATTTCGCCGCCGGCGTCATGGTGCTGATCTTCCGTCCATTCAAGGCCGGCGACTTCATCATCGCCCAGGGCGTGATGGGCACCGTCAACGAGATCGGTATCTTCCATACCCGCATGAACACGCCTGACAACGTCGAACTGATCGTGCCCAACGGTCAGCTCTACGCCTCGGCGATCACCAACTACAGCGTGCGCGATACCCGTCGCCTGGATCTGGCGATCGGCATCGACTATGCCGACGACATCGCCAAGGCCAAGGAGTTGGTCATGCAGGTGTTCGAGAAAGAGGAACGCGTCCTCAAGGATCCGGCCCCGGCCGTGCTGGTCGACCAGTTCGGCGCCTCCAGCGTCGACCTACTGGTGCGCCCATGGATTCGCGCCGCCGACATGCCGACCATCAAGTCCGATCTTCAGCAGCAGATCAAGGAAGCCTTCGATGCCAACGGCATCACCATCCCGTTCCCGCAGATGGTGATCAGCTCGAGCAACAACGCCGACGAGAAGGCAACGACAGTCGGCTCCTGA